The Lutra lutra chromosome 10, mLutLut1.2, whole genome shotgun sequence genome contains a region encoding:
- the LOC125079061 gene encoding LOW QUALITY PROTEIN: vesicle-trafficking protein SEC22a-like (The sequence of the model RefSeq protein was modified relative to this genomic sequence to represent the inferred CDS: inserted 2 bases in 1 codon), translating to MSMILSASVIRVRDGLPLSASTDYEQGTGVQECRKYFKMLSKKLAQLPDRCTLKTGHYNINFISSLGVSYMMLCTENYPNVLAFSFLDELQKEFITTHNMMKTNTAVRPYCFIEFDXQRTKQQYNNPRSLSTKINLSDMQMEIKLRPPYQISMCELGSANGVTSAFSIDYKGAGKISSAHRRWMGAELHWTKEMTPDDNLNPQEQMKKARSDKNLY from the exons ATGTCCATGATTTTATCTGCATCAGTCATTCGTGTCAGAGATGGGCTGCCACTTTCTGCTTCTACTGACTATGAACAAGGCACAGGCGTGCAGGAGtgcagaaagtattttaaaatgctctcGAAGAAACTTGCTCAGCTTCCTGATAGATGTACACTGAAAACTGGACAttataacattaattttattagCTCTTTGGGAGTGAGCTACATGATGTTGTGCACTGAAAATTACCCAAATGTTCTGGCCTTCTCGTTCCTGGATGAGCTTCAGAAGGAGTTCATTACTACTCATAACATGATGAAGACAAATACTGCTGTCAGACCATACTGTTTCATTGAATTTGA TCAGAGGACCAAGCAGCAATATAATAATCCCAGGTCTCTTTCAACAAAGATAAATCTGTCTGACATGCAGATGGAAATCAAGTTGAGGCCCCCTTATCAAATTTCCATGTGTGAACTGGGGTCGGCCAATGGAGTCACATCTGCATTTTCTATTGACTATAAAGGTGCTGGTAAGATTTCTTCTGCACACAGGAGGTGGATGGGAGCAGAACTTCACTGGACTAAAGAAATGACTCCAGATGATAATTTGAATCCACAGGAACAAATGAAGAAAGCCAGAAGTGATaagaatttatattaa
- the LOC125079193 gene encoding olfactory receptor 2D3-like, with the protein MGEENQTFVTDFIFLGLSQDLQTQILLFILFLVTYLLTVLGNLLIILLIFMDSRLHTPMYFFLRNFSFADLCFSTSIVPQVLVHFLMKRKTISFFGCVTQIIVFLLTGCTECALLVVMSYDRYVAVCKPLHYSTIMTQKVCLQLTIGSWASGALVSLVDTIFTFLLPYQGQHIINHYFCEPPALLRLASADTYATEMAIFAMGMVIPDHVCLILVSYWNIISTVIQMQSGEGRLKTFSTCGSHLFYGLGIFAYMRPNSKTTKEQDKTISVFYTAVTPMLNPIIYSLRNKDVKGALRKLAERKFFSQRQ; encoded by the coding sequence ATGGGAGAGGAAAACCAAACCTTTGTGACTGACTTTATTTTCCTTGGCCTTTCCCAGGACTTGCAGACCCAGATCctgctatttattctttttcttgtcactTATCTTTTGACTGTGCTTGGAAACCTGCTCATCATCCTTCTCATTTTCATGGATTCTCGACTTCACACTCCCATGTACTTTTTTCTTAGAAACTTCTCTTTCGCAGATCTCTGCTTCTCTACTAGCATTGTCCCTCAAGTGTTGGTCCACTTCCTTATGAAGagaaaaactatttctttttttgggtgTGTGACACAGATAATTGTCTTCCTTCTGACTGGGTGTACAGAGTGTGCACTGCTGGTGGTGATGTCCTATGACCGGTATGTGGCTGTCTGCAAGCCCTTGCACTACTCCACCATCATGACCCAAAAGGTGTGTCTCCAGTTGACCATAGGATCCTGGGCCAGTGGGGCACTAGTGTCTCTGGTGGATACCATCTTTACTTTCCTACTACCCTATCAGGGACAGCACATTATTAACCACTACTTTTGTGAACCTCCTGCCCTCCTGAGGCTGGCTTCAGCAGACACTTATGCCACAGAAATGGCCATCTTTGCCATGGGCATGGTCATCCCTGACCATGTCTGCCTGATCCTTGTGTCCTACTGGAATATTATCTCCACTGTGATCCAGATGCAGTCCGGGGAGGGGAGGCTCAAGACTTTCTCCACTTGTGGTTCCCATCTCTTCTATGGCTTGGGAATATTTGCCTACATGCGGCCAAACTCCAAGACCACAAAAGAGCAGGATAAGACGATATCTGTGTTCTATACAGCAGTGACTCCAATGTTGAACCCCATAATTTATAGCCTGAGAAACAAGGATGTCAAAGGGGCTCTCAGAAAACTAGCTGAAAGAAAGTTCTTTTCTCAGAGGCAGTGA